A region of the Yarrowia lipolytica chromosome 1C, complete sequence genome:
aagtgtTATCGTACGTTCGATTCTGACGTAGACCATTAAAGTTCGTGGAGATTAGCTCTCCGGAAATGAGCCGAGGTAGCACGAGGCGGAATTATGGATGGGATATGCGATGGCCGCGAGCCCGTAATGTCCACAATCAATTGTCGCTCACAAAAAGACCCGCTTTATCACCGCATTTCTCCGAAATTGGCCCTTGTTGGCGCGGAAAACCCCGACCGTTGgcttctccacctttcTCACGTTGAGCAACTATTGTAGTTGAAACTTTAACCAACGTTATCAGATTTTAGTTGCCGAAACTGGCCAACCAGGAGGCGGCAAAAGCCACCACAACAGCCCTTGCAGCGCCCATGGCACACGCGCCTCTGCTATCTTTGCGCGGTTGGGCGCTATCCGGATAATTAGGCGGGGGTCCGCGTTTTGGCCGAGCGTCGGAAACTTTCGGATCTCGCACGGTAATTGTCGGGTGATAGACAGGGCCAGTATGACCAGCATCGCAGTTGGTGAGCAGCACAACAGGTCCGTCGAGCGCCGTCACGGAGGCGTTTGTGGCCTATCCCGAGCAATCCGGGGACGGTgggccacgtgactccctCCCCTCCCCCTGCGCACACAAGACACACCCTGGTTTGAGCGCTGATACTTTGGCTGTTGGTTCCCAATCGCTGCCCCTCTGGAGAAACTTCGGAGCTGCATCCTGACTCACTTTGGAATTTTTGTCTTGGTGAAAAACCCAAACTGTATATCAGTGTCTGCTTTCCCTCCACACCTTTTGCActtctccagtctccatCGCTACCGTCCAACAAATGGCTCCTATTTCGTCCGATAAGAAGCAGTCTGGTGCTGCCCGAGTTCTCGGTTCTGGTGAGTATTGAATGTGGGTGTGGGCGCCTGGACCCCTGAAAACGACGGGCTCTCAGCCGGTCGCTTGGGATGCGCGCCGGTGTCGGCCTTTTTTCGGTCACCATGGCACCACCGCAGACCCATGTGGCATGTGAATATGACCACAAAAAGGTCGCGAGGAGGGATTGAAAAATAACAGAACCAGGGCGCCAAACACACCCCGTCTTTTTATCAGCGGCCGGCGATGATATGTTTCTGTTCCTTGCTTCTGGAAACACGCCCTTGTGTCTCTTCAGCCGTGTGCGCTCTTGTGTTGGGTGATATATGGGAAAAGGTGGTGGCGCTTGTGGGGTTCCCGTGGTTGATTTCAAGACACTTTGACGAGGTTGCACTCTGCCCAGCGACCGCACCTCTCAGTGACCCTGATTACGTTGATCGTATTGTCGTACGGCTGGGTTCAGGGAACCAATCAACTAGAGCGTTAATAAGCAAGTTTGATAGGAAGTAGACTGGCCCGGAAGAGTGTGAATTCACCCGTGGAGCTCCTACCGGATCATTCAGGGGTCCAGATCAACTGATTGACCGGTTTCAAACACCATTCTTCCATCGCTACACTCTTCACCCCATACGTTCTCATAACCCCTCCAGCCACACATTTGCTCCTTGTGGCATCATCCTCCCATGCCGTGACATTGTCTAACCCAGCCTCCGCCGGTATTGCCGAGCTCGCCGTCTTCCACCCCGTCGACACCATCGCCAAGCGACTCATGTCCAACCATGGTAAGATCACTTCTGCGTCTCACCTGAACCAGGTCATTTTCCGAGACTACGCCGACGCCTCCATCGGCAAGCGATTCAGATCCCTGTTCCCCGGTCTGGGATACGCCGCCTGCTACAAGGTTCTGCAGCGAgtttacaagtacggtgGCCAGCCCTTCGTCAACGAGTACCTGTCCAAGGCCTGGGGCTCCACCTACGAGCAGGCCTTCGGCAAGAAGACCGGAAAGGCTCTTCTGTCTGCCACCGCCGGTTCCTTGATCGGTATCGGAGAGATTGTTCTCCTGCCCCTCGATGTCCTCAAGATCAAGCGACAGACTAACCCCGAGGCTTTCAAGGGCCGAGGCTTCTTCAAGATCatccaggaggagggtaTGGGTCTGTACCGAGGCTGGGGCTGGACCGCTGCCCGAAACGCCCCCGGATCCTTTGCTCTGTTTGGAGGTAACGCCTTTGCCAAGGAGTACATTCTGCGACTCCAGGACTACTCCCAGGCCACCTGGGGCCAGAACATTATTGCCTCTTTCTTCGGTGCCTCTGCCTCTCTGATTGTCTCTGCTCCTCTCGATGTCATCAAGACCCGAATCCAGAACCGAAACTTCGACAACCCCCAGTCCGGTCTGcagatcatcaagaacatggTTGCCACCGAGGGTCCCGGCGCCTTCTTCAAGGGTCTTGTGCCCAAGCTTCTGACTGCTGGCCCCAAGCTCGTCTTCTCTTTCGCTCTGGCCCAGTCTCTGATCCCCGCCTTTGACAAGATGCTCTCCCAGAAATAAGTATAGGTGAGGAGCCTTTGTATATAATATATGGAATGATGTAACGACACAGCAATCGGTGTAGTTTCGTTGAATGGCCAAGCCCATGGCTCCACCACTGCATGCTGGATATACGCACTAGTGGCGATGGTAGTGGTGTTTTTTAGCGTCTTAGCGTGTCAGAATAGCGTGAACAGTAGCGTTGTCGGAGACAAACTGCCTGGAGTGTATGCCATTCCAatgaatgatgatgatATCAGGGCTTGTAGTTGCAGTAGtagttactgtacatactgagATGTACGCAACACGGTCTCACAGTTTCAGTTCTTCTGGCACGCCTTCCATGGGTATCAGAAGAGTTCCAGTCCAGTAGGAATACGGTAAATGGCAGGATCAGTGACCGATCATCGAGCCCGACCACGGCCCAATTGTACCCCCGGTAACGAAAATGGGGATTGACTGAAGGGACATGAGAAGTGGGAGAGCTCAGCTGAAGAAAATGCCACCCATAGCATGAGTACTCAGTGACAGTCTCAGACACAGCCATAGACTCCTGCTAGCCCTCGTGCCGTAGGGCATTCATAGACTGTCTCGTAGACCGCCATCATTCGTAGATCGCCATCATTTGTCATGCCACTTGCGTTAGTGTCATCTTGAGTCAGGGGTGAGGGCTGGGAGCGGCTCGAAATGGGTAGAGAGGGCCGCACGAGCCGTTTGTGGTGCAATTTATGCCGATTCAGTGTTGAAAAACGCTGCAAAAACGCACCTATCTGCTTCCCTCGGAATCTCCACACCCCGCAAAAGATTGCATAATCGCTTCTTAAAGTTGCCGATAgtgggttagggttgtCTCCAATAAGGTTCTCCGCAGGCTCCAACCGAGGTTAGGGGACCACCCCGCCACTGGTGCCATCACACtgtgatttttttaccacccttctttttttcccctaaaaaaaaaccatcGCCACATCATGTCGACTGAAGCTACCGAAACCCATCCCTTCCCCGTTAAGCACGGAAAGGTGTCGTACTACACGGCCAAGGACGGGCAAAAACTGCGAGTGGGCGAGTGGGGCACCGAGCTGGCCCAGCCCAAGGGCAAGCTGGTTTTCAACCACGGATTCACCGAACATATTGGAGTGTTCGACGAGCTGTTCAAGCGAATGGTGGACAACGGCTACTACGTGCTTGCGCTGGATCAGCGAGGAGCCGGAGAACAGTGCCAGGGCAAGAAGTACGGCATCACCAACGAGACGTTTGTGTACGAGGATCTCAACGGGGTGATCAAGGAGTATCTGGTGAAGAACAACAGCATTGAACAGAGCAAAAAAGAGAAGCTGTTCATCTGGGGCCACTCAATGGGCGGCGGCATTGCTCTCAACTACGGAGTCAAGGGTCTTTACCGAGACCATTTCACCGGCTTCATTGGTTGCGCTCCTCTGGTCCAGCTTCACCCGGCCTCTGTGCCCAACTTCATTTTGCGAGGCGCCATGGAGGTGCTTGCCCGAGCCTGGCCCACTCTTCATTTCCCCGCCGACCTCAAAATGGACTACATTGTGTCCAACCCCGActcccagaagaagctggaggccGACGAGTGGATCCGACCCATGTGCACCGTCAAGCAGATGTACGACATGTTCCAGCGAGGCAACGCCCTGGTTGACCCCGATTACGTGGCCAACTACCAGCGCGACGCCGCCGTGCTCATCTACCACTCGGAACacgacaagatcaactgGTACGAGGCCAGCAAAAAGTTCATTGACGCGGTTCCCGTCAAGGAcaagcagctgtttgaTGCCAAGGGATGCGAGCACTCCATTCATCTGGAGcaggctgagaaggagaagcctgCCTTTGACACGTTGATCAACTTCTTGGACGAGCACACCAAGCAATAGGTGAATGATGAGACCATGAGAGTGGCAGAGTGGCAGTACCACTGAGAATGGCGTGTTACGAGTCAATAAGATAGCAGAGAGCCCATTGAGCTCCATCAATAGTAATTTATGAGTTATTGTATGTGCACTGTATTGGTCAGATCGCTACAGTTCcagaactacaagtagactgCTATGATATACAGACCCGAAACATTGTCGAAAAGCGGCTCCAGAGAAGCAGCTATGATTGAAATGATACTGGCCTTGACAACGGCTGATCATTTGTCTTTCTCTGGCTGTTTAGTTCCAGGCTATCTTTGTTTCTTTTATCTAGCGAGCGGTGGAATCAACAGAAGACAACCCGTGCTTAGATGTGTTATCAAGTgcaatacaagtagcccCCATGGAACAGGCATGGCTGTATTGTCCACATTGATATTTCCCGGGAAACAGGgattacttgtagtatctGGTCTGTTCCCCAAGTCTAGACTCGGCAAACTCCATTTCCTTCTCAGATTCGTGTTAGTCAGCAGGAGCCGTACTCTTGTGGTTCCGTATGAATGATCCAACGCCCACCACTATCTATCCGCGcacaatacttgtacgacaATGGCCGTGAAGTGTGTCTCGTAGGTGGGCTGAATTGTAGGAGCTGAAAATCTCTAGAATACCGGCTCTAACTCCCCAGAATCAAACACACTTGAGCTCAATTCTAGAGGCCAGTCAAAGTCTCTATAATAGTCGTCGACTTGCCACTGGTTGTTAAGATGCAGCTCGTCCTTGCCCTGGTCCTGTTTAGTTTTCCGACgtttcatcttcttcagtTTTCTcgccttcttgagctcacCCCTTGTGTCTTTTTCACACAGGTCGTCAAAGAATCCAGCCAAATTGCTGTCCGTGCTTTTTCCATCAATAATCTCAGAAAATTTGGTCTCCACAACGTCCATGACTCTCTTCTCACACGTGTAAAAGCCCAACGCGCCGTTTTCCACAAAAGGTATACCAAACTGATCAGCAACAGCCGCGTCCTTGGCGAAATAAGTCGTTCCTGTCTTTAAATCACCAACCACCCCTCCAGTCCCTCTAATGCCAACATACCGGCTCAGGTCTCCTGGTCCTTGCATGATCCTAAACTCCActccctcctccatgaCGGCCTGTCTAGAATCCAACAGAGAGCCAATGGCGGGGAATGCTTGATTCCAGGCACACAGAACTTCATTGCCGGGTGTTCGGATGCCTAAATCGACCCACAGTCGGTGAAAACGACCTTCGTAAAACAGAAACAGGTACCCCTCATAGCACACGAAGAACCGCTGATGAATGTTGTAGAAAAGAGGCAGTTGCTGAAACCGCGTGAGTTGACAGATCACCAACGGGTTCATGTTGTCGTCAATGTGGAACAGCTGGGAGTTTTCTGTTCCATCGCCCACCAGCCTGTACATCAAAGCTCCTCTTTCCGGTAGAAGATTGATCATTCCCGTCTCGTTATGATCTGACTTGTAAAGCCGGCGAGTACCGTTGGACATTTCGGGGTCCACCTCAAGtcttgtggtggtgggggtcTTGAGAAGCAGCTCCTCCGCAGGTCCATGATTTGAAGTTGAGAATCGAACCAGCACAAACGTTTCATTCTCGTCAATGACCTCGATCGTCCCACCGTCCTCTTCAGTAGTTAACTGCACCTCGATTCcagatgaggaggagacggcTTTATTTGTGAGTGCGGTAGATGTTTTGGGAGGGCTCCACTTGTCGTAATCCGACTTGGAGATTTCCATGGAGGATAAGTCGAGGGCCGTTTTTGATGAAAGCAGCTGAACGCCCTCCAAAACGGCGTATTTCCCCACCGTCGTTTCAATGCGCTCCTCTGGAAAAAGAGGGTTCATGGTAAAACGTCTCTGAGCATCTCGTGAAATGTCCACACTAGTCacttcctccaccttgttgCAACTCAGCGACAGAGGCACCGCCATGGATTTGAGCAAAACAGGTCTGTCGCCTAGACCGTGGGTATCTGCCAACGCTCGCTTAGTGCGTGAAACCACAACCAGAGCACATGTTGTCCACGAGGAGAAATCACCGCCACCTAAACCGAACCACGGAACCCGCTCCAACACTTTGGCACGAACCACAGAAGTGTCCAGAGCAGCCCAGACCGCCCGCGACGatctggtcacgtgactcaaaGCCACGCACGACTCCAGGTCCGCCATTCGAAACACGTCCACCAGAATATCGTCAGTTATCatagaaaaaaatgggTGGGGAGGTTAGTTTTTTGTCTGCATGTTCATGCAGCACAcagacaaggaggaggagggtgcCGCAACGTCGTTATGTTTCTATTATGTCGAGTCGAATTAATTGCCGATATCTTCGGCCTTATCGGGGTTTAGGTTGGAACTTTAAATATAAACAGTAGATAATCGTGACACAAAATCggggagaaaaaaatacatatacttgtacatgtactcgtacgtaCTTCGAGTCGTGCGGTGATATCGCCTACCATGGCTGATATTGCTAAAGTGGTCGATTAGGCGGACCATGTACGAGATGCTCCTTTCAAGAATTCCACCGGATTGTTGTAGTGGAAAAGACTCAAAGACCTTAAGAAAAGACTAACAAGAGTTGTAAGTAATTTAATAGTTTCAAATACTTATATTCAACCATGGTTAACGGACAATGATGGTGCTAAAAGTGTAGAGTACATGATGGTAACTAGTAACTAACACTTCACCTGTATATATACCATTACTTGACATGTCTAGAGACCACTGATACTTCCCCCAATCGACCAACTGATTTCCCTCCAACTCTTCTAACCCACCTGGtagtgtatatatagattGAAGGGTAGAAGTAGTGTATATATTGAAGGGAGTCAGATGTTACAACACGTTTCTATATACCGGCGTCTATTCGTACTCTGTCTAGTCTGATCTTACCAACTGCTTCGTACGACCCAAACGCCCAGTTGTGTACACAGCAACAATCGGAAGAAATGTCCCATGTATCTGCCACTTTCACTCAATGACTCTGGAAACCTCAGACAGCCGTACTCCTCTCATGTGACCGGTGAACTTCTAACCAAAGGCGATTGGCGAAAGGTAGAACCGGTAGTTATGGTCTGGACGACTCTGTAGCTGCGAGGTTGTTTGAAAGTTCTCTGATATGCTGAGATGGATACCCTTACAGTATTCGTGTGTAGTTGTATTCACGACCAAATACCATATTCCATTGTCTTGAGCACAGCGATGAGTCTCTCGATACGCACACTACGATATACATTTGAAGACGAGACTCCAAGTAGTGATGCCGTAGGAAACTCGGGTTCAATGATGTATAGACAGACGTCTGGGTTGTAAGTGTGTTGAAACACAATGTGTGATATCTGATTACCACGTTTAGGGATCATTGTCGGAACAACCCCTAGCAAGGGATGTGTAAGCCGTTGTGTATTGGTTACACAAGATTTATCGTTATTGAACATCTTCAACGGTGCTCAGTGCCTCTAACGGAACCTCAACCAGATGAGAATTGCCTGCTTCTGTTGTCCAGTAGGACTTACTGTTTGTTTATTGTCTTGTGAGTCGTAGTCTTGGTCCTCATTGACTTGGTCAGCCTGATCTGTGACACATGCTCCCAAAAATTCACGGTGGTGTCGCAGAATTTGAGATGGAGTCGAAAACTGGTGATGCAGTGCATTCAAAACTGAGATAGTTGTAACGATTTGCAGTAGTCAGTCAGTAGTCTGTTTGTAGTGTTGTCGTCAGTAGTCAGTTTGATGCCAGCTTCCTTTAGGATGACATTAGTGTGGATGTCAGACCACTGAAGGGTAAGTTCTTGGGTTGCTTATGGTATAAAGTGGTCAGAGAACAACTACTTGGTCGACAGGATCATCATTCCAACAACTCTACGACATCAACCAAGCTCTTGACGACAAATTGGTCATCTGAGACCTTCAgaatgtccttcttcaactccACCGCTTGGTTCTCTTCAAACTCGTGGAACTCTTGAAACCCTTCGGATCTGTCCACCAGGATCGTCACCCACCCTGGAACAGATACCAGGTCCTTCTTACGCTCGTCTCCGACATGGTACAGGAGATTATCGCCATCACTGTCCTTGTGGGTCACTCCAAAGATATTTTCGACGTTCTTCCAGGCCCGAA
Encoded here:
- a CDS encoding uncharacterized protein (Compare to YALI0C14498g, highly similar to uniprot|P38988 Saccharomyces cerevisiae YDL198C Putative mitochondrial carrier protein YHM1/SHM1, similar to Saccharomyces cerevisiae GGC1 (YDL198C); ancestral locus Anc_8.445); translated protein: MAPISSDKKQSGAARVLGSASAGIAELAVFHPVDTIAKRLMSNHGKITSASHLNQVIFRDYADASIGKRFRSLFPGLGYAACYKVLQRVYKYGGQPFVNEYLSKAWGSTYEQAFGKKTGKALLSATAGSLIGIGEIVLLPLDVLKIKRQTNPEAFKGRGFFKIIQEEGMGLYRGWGWTAARNAPGSFALFGGNAFAKEYILRLQDYSQATWGQNIIASFFGASASLIVSAPLDVIKTRIQNRNFDNPQSGLQIIKNMVATEGPGAFFKGLVPKLLTAGPKLVFSFALAQSLIPAFDKMLSQK
- a CDS encoding uncharacterized protein (Compare to YALI0C14520g, weakly similar to uniprot|P28321 Saccharomyces cerevisiae YKL094w) yields the protein MSTEATETHPFPVKHGKVSYYTAKDGQKLRVGEWGTELAQPKGKLVFNHGFTEHIGVFDELFKRMVDNGYYVLALDQRGAGEQCQGKKYGITNETFVYEDLNGVIKEYLVKNNSIEQSKKEKLFIWGHSMGGGIALNYGVKGLYRDHFTGFIGCAPLVQLHPASVPNFILRGAMEVLARAWPTLHFPADLKMDYIVSNPDSQKKLEADEWIRPMCTVKQMYDMFQRGNALVDPDYVANYQRDAAVLIYHSEHDKINWYEASKKFIDAVPVKDKQLFDAKGCEHSIHLEQAEKEKPAFDTLINFLDEHTKQ
- a CDS encoding uncharacterized protein (Compare to YALI0C14542g, similar to uniprot|Q6C6E1 Yarrowia lipolytica YALI0E10241g) — translated: MITDDILVDVFRMADLESCVALSHVTRSSRAVWAALDTSVVRAKVLERVPWFGLGGGDFSSWTTCALVVVSRTKRALADTHGLGDRPVLLKSMAVPLSLSCNKVEEVTSVDISRDAQRRFTMNPLFPEERIETTVGKYAVLEGVQLLSSKTALDLSSMEISKSDYDKWSPPKTSTALTNKAVSSSSGIEVQLTTEEDGGTIEVIDENETFVLVRFSTSNHGPAEELLLKTPTTTRLEVDPEMSNGTRRLYKSDHNETGMINLLPERGALMYRLVGDGTENSQLFHIDDNMNPLVICQLTRFQQLPLFYNIHQRFFVCYEGYLFLFYEGRFHRLWVDLGIRTPGNEVLCAWNQAFPAIGSLLDSRQAVMEEGVEFRIMQGPGDLSRYVGIRGTGGVVGDLKTGTTYFAKDAAVADQFGIPFVENGALGFYTCEKRVMDVVETKFSEIIDGKSTDSNLAGFFDDLCEKDTRGELKKARKLKKMKRRKTKQDQGKDELHLNNQWQVDDYYRDFDWPLELSSSVFDSGELEPVF